AAAATGAAAAAGGTGAATTTGATGAAGAGAAATATAAACAGATAATAAGTAACTATCCTGATGAAGAACTCGCAAAAATTGAAGACCAGATAAAAAAAGAAATATTAATTCAGAAACTCAAAGACCAGGTTGTATCGGAAACAAATATAAATGTGGATGAAAAGGAAATAGATGATTATTTAAAAAATGCAGGAACTGAAAAAATTGATAGAGAAAATATAAGAAAAATGATTTTATGGCAGAAAAGGGAAAAATATTTTGAGGACTGGTATAAAAAAACAAGAGAAAAATCAAAAGTTATGATTTACTTAACACTTGAAAATAAAAATGGTTGAAATTAAACCTTTCAAAGGATATATTTATAATCTTGACAAAATTGGAGAAATGAGTAAAGTTATTTCTCCTCCATGGGATTTAATAAATGAAGAACTTGAAAAAAAACTTTTATCATTATCTGAATTTAATATTGTAAAATTGATTTCTAAAGAAAATAATCCTGATGATGTATATGAAACTTTAAATAATTGGATTGAAAACAAAATATTAATTCAGGACGATAGAGAAAATTTTTATTTTCTAAAAGAGAATTTTGAATATGATGGGAAAAACTATGAAAGGAAAGGAATTTTTGGGATTTTAAAGATAGAGGATTTTGAAAAAAGAAATATTATACCCCATGAAAGAATTTTTCAAAAATATTCAGATAACAGATATAAAATTCTTGAAAAATGTAAAAGTAATTTCTGCCCTGTTTTTATGTTATATCCGGATAAATGTTTTCAAATAGAGAATATAATAGATGAAGAAAAAAACTATTTTACTGGTTACATAAATAATGAGAAATTCAGTTTTGGTAGAATAGAAAGCAGGGAAAAAATTATGAAGATAGAAGAAATTTTTAAAGAAAAGGTAGTTTTTATTGCAGATGGTCACCACAGATACAACGCCTCTTTAATGTTTTACAAAAATAATCCAGAAGAAAGAAATAAGTATTTACTTGTTTATCTTGCAAATATTGAATCAGACGGAGTTATAATTTTACCCACTCACAGATATATTCCTTCAGAAGTAAATTTAAACTTTGATAAAAATTTTGTTGATATCCTTAAAGTAAACGATAAAGAAGAAATGGAAAAATTACTGGGTACGAGTAAAGAAAGAAAAATAGGGATGTTTTATAATGGTTTTTTTTATATCTTAAAAATAAAAAATTATGAAAAACAATTTAAAGAAGAAGGTCCATATTTAAAACTTGATACATTTTTAGTTGATAATTTTTTGATTAAAAATTTTGTTGATATAAAAGAGAATGTTGAATTTCTCTATCACAGTTCAAAGGAATATCTATTAAATGAATATAAAAAAAGAAAAAATGGAGTTATTTTCTTTTTAAATCCTGTTAAAAAAGACATATTTATAGAAATGTGTTTAAATGGAAAACTTATGCCACAGAAATCAACTTATTTCTTTCCTAAGGTTCCTTCAGGCCTTGTAATTTATGTTTTCCCAGACACGTAAAAAAAATAAAATTCA
This window of the bacterium genome carries:
- a CDS encoding DUF1015 domain-containing protein; its protein translation is MVEIKPFKGYIYNLDKIGEMSKVISPPWDLINEELEKKLLSLSEFNIVKLISKENNPDDVYETLNNWIENKILIQDDRENFYFLKENFEYDGKNYERKGIFGILKIEDFEKRNIIPHERIFQKYSDNRYKILEKCKSNFCPVFMLYPDKCFQIENIIDEEKNYFTGYINNEKFSFGRIESREKIMKIEEIFKEKVVFIADGHHRYNASLMFYKNNPEERNKYLLVYLANIESDGVIILPTHRYIPSEVNLNFDKNFVDILKVNDKEEMEKLLGTSKERKIGMFYNGFFYILKIKNYEKQFKEEGPYLKLDTFLVDNFLIKNFVDIKENVEFLYHSSKEYLLNEYKKRKNGVIFFLNPVKKDIFIEMCLNGKLMPQKSTYFFPKVPSGLVIYVFPDT